GAAGCCAAAGACCGAAATCTCCCAGATAAGTCACCAAACTTCACCCGGATGGAAGATCATGAAAATCCAAATGAGGTTCTTGTGGATCTGCCGTCAACCAGCGTCCAGCCCAGTGAAGttgaaaaggaaatggagggagaAAAAGGAAGTGTCAGCAACCAACAATCCGATAAAGAACTGAATGAAGGAGCAGAGAACCGTCAACAAGATGAAAATCCAAGGCAAGAAGAAGGAGAGAGAAATGACACAATTAAAAGTCTTCCTCTCCAATTGGCAAGGACGAATGAGACTGAATGGAACCAAAAAGAATCTAAGGAAGAAAAGGGAATTCTCAAAGAATCCTCAACAACTCTATCAAATGCCCCACAAAGTCATAAAACTTGGACTAGAAGCAAACATAAAGTGAGCAAGACCAGTAGAACCCTTGAAGAACTTCCAAGTCAAATTCAACTTGGACGAGGTTGCCGACAGTCCAGGATTGTCTCAACTAACCGGGCCTTGTTTGAGGGCATGGTCTCGGACATCACCGCAATCGGCTTATTTGAGGCCAGCCCTGTGGCGGATCCTTCACTGATGGAGAACTCTGAGCGAATCCTCAGCAAAGTTCAAACTCTTGCCAGTATGTACAGTGCGAAGGCTGGCACCATGAAGGTGCCCTTGCATCAAAAACGGGCCATTTTTGTTCGCAACAGAAATGCAGCTTTGACTGGGCTGTCTTCAGTTTCAAGCCAGACTCAGACTCAGGAGACTAAATGTAAGCTGGAAGTGAGAAAACAGACAAAATGGGACATCTCAAGTCATGCTCCTCCCAAAATAAGTGACAGTCCCATTGATGCCAAGCCCAGATCTAAATGTGACGCACAGACCGAATCCCAAAGATTCTCTCAGACCAAAGACAAGAACAATCCTATCACTCAGGCCAAGAATAAATTGCATGTCCCCGCTAATGCACAGATGCCATGTGAACGCCAGAACCACACCAAGACCGACGGCAAGAACCAGAATCACACCATGAACCAGGAGGACAATAAGATCCTGGGTGAGAGGGTTATGAAAGAAAGACTTGCTCCATGGTGTTCAAACAGCAAACACAGAtttaactttgagtttcttgcaCATATCACTGGCGCTGTGTTCAAAAGCCATCTTGTTTCAGGAAACGTAAAAATCACCATATTTGTGGAGCAATTAACGTTGCATTGACAAGGAGTTAGATTggttaaataattggttaagaaaaaaaacatccacctGACCAATAGTGTATCCATTtgtgaaaaaatgtcaaattgaccaaatttggaCATTCGAGCTTTCGGCCCAATGCAAGCCCTGTAAGACCTCAGACTTTCTAAGACCaagcacaggtgtcaaactcctcAAGGGATATTTtagatcagtggtgtcaaagtctggtcctcgagggcctgagtcctgcatgtttttgaggtttcctcccgttcaacacagctgattcatatttaagctcatcggcaaactctgcaggagcctgataatgatcacgtgtgttggagtagagatatctcgaaaacatgcagaactcaggccctcgaggaccggacctTGACACGTGTTTTAGATGTTCCCCTCCTCCAACATACATGATTCAATtgatcagctcatcaacaaACTCTACAGGAGGCTGTTAACAACCATGATCATTTCAACTGGGAAGGAAACATTTTGGGTGTTGGCAGGGCCTGGAGTGGTCATTTCCCAACCTAGAGGTTGTAGATTAGCTCCAAAGCGCTCTGAGGGCCTTAATAGGTGGGAAAGTCCCATACAAGTGAAAGACCATTTCctactgtatttaaaacaaaaacaaaacttgaggACCTGAGTTTGATACCTGCGCCTGAGTGACTAGATAAACAGATGGTTCCAGGTTTCTTAGTAATCACATATGATCCATTACTGTGAGGTTTGTCACTCATTAATGTTCTTTTGTAGATGTCCTGAAAAAGGCGGCACCCAGTGACGAGCCGAAGTCTCCCTGCCGTCTTGAGTCCCACAGATTCACCCTCTCCAGGCCCAGGGACTTCATCACAGCGCTGAACAAAGAACACAACTCTGGGAAACTGGATGATAAACTTGAGTCATCCGTCACACGAGACGCAAGATTAGTTGCTTCACTAACAACTTGTTCAAGTCAAGATAAGAGTAGCGCCTCAAGGTTCGTACGCTTTGTACATCATAAAGTTGATCGATCCAGTCTGCCTTGTGTCCTAAGACAAAAGACCTTTTCCATGCCTGTCTGTAGGTCAGAGCTGAGAGAAGAGCATGTTTACACAGAAGACACAGCGTCTGTAAACAGCATTGTTGAACACTCTCGTCTGTCTTCTCACATACCACATTGGAATGTTTCCAAAGAGGAAAATGGTCATGACCAATATAAACAGGATTTACCAGCTGTGCAAGACAAACATGATCCACAATCCCAGATCCCTGCAAAGTATCACAAGAGTACACGTCAACCAAGCAAGGACCAGCACAGTGTTTGCTCGGGGCCGGAATACTTACTGTGTACTGGACCCCGGCATGGAGATTCAAGCCCAGGAGAGATGATCATGTTATCATCAGTAAACAACCTGACGGCCCCACAACAACAGACTTTCTTTGTCCAAAAACCCATGGAGGAGTGTCATAAAGATGCTTTAAGCCTAATGGGTGGGAGACAACCTGTCGTGGGTGTCCCCAGAGGCTCAAGCAACGAGGATCTGCCATCGATTAATAAGAGCAAGTGTGAATTAAATAGTTTTTCACAACCAACATGGAAATGTTTTCCTGATAAGAAAGTTCCCGGGCCAACATTGCCGAGACAACCACGAGAGGGACCAAATCCATTGTTGTCCATGCAAGTCCTGGAGTCAAATGGCCATCAAAGTTACTCTCCAATGGTGGAGTCTCATGACTGTCTGACAAAATTCACCAGCCAGAAGCCTTTGGCCCTCCAGGCCATGTCGAATACCGGGAAAGTCCATTTCAGCACTTCATCCGAATTTAGGTAAGTCTGCCATTTATTCAACCAAAAAACTAcaaactataactaaaactgaacacaatgaaaaactaaagaaTGTTTCCTTAATGTCTGTTTTTCCTTGGAGCTCTTTGTATTTTAGAAGAATCTGAAATGTTTACAAATGATCTTTGTCTACTCCAGGAAGCCAGACCAGCAGGGTCCAGGACGGCCTACTAACCGGCCCATTTTAGGCCCCCCTTCAGGATGCCGCTCTCCTCCCCGAGCCGTGTTGGATGTGTTCTGTCAGGTAGAGCCATCAAGCCCTCTCATGgtcacaagtgacaaggaaacaCATTTGGGAACATTTCGGCACACCTCTCCTTCCTCCATTATTTCTCCGAACCCCACTCCATCCTCTGTTTCTGCTAGAGCACCCACATGCTCCTCACCATCGAGATGTTCCTCACCATTCAGGGTCATTCCGCTATCTTCTCCCACCCCCTTGGCAAACGAAGGGTTTGTTTCTCCAGACATCATCTCCAGGACTCACCCAAGTTTCTCTGCTCCTCCATCATCTGTCAGGAGTTTCTCCAAGAGTTCTCCTCCTGCCTCCTCTCCAACACACTCCTCTGCTTTAAGTCCCACGTCATCGAAAGGAGCAGGACCTTCTTCCCCGATACAGCCCCTTTCCCTCCGCTCTCCACCTTGTTCCTCTCCTGTTGCGTCTTCCTCCACATTCACAAGATCCCTAGCTGCCTCCTGCATCAGTCAAACTTTGGCCAAAAAGAACAACACCAGGCATCAAGTCCAAAGTTCGCACACACCAAGTCCTTCGTCTGTGCCATCCTCTCATCTTCGACGGTGTTCCCCATCACCTAGGCTCTCTCACAGCCAGGAGGTTTCGTCCGCACTAACCTCCTCCCATTCTATCGATCGGAATCTGCAATGTCCACCATCTCCTCTCAGGTCCACTtgtccttctccttcttctgccCACTCAACTTTGTACTCTAATTCACAAaatgcttcttcttcttatccATTTAAAAGAGCCATTCACCATCAGCCCCTGTCCAGCACGTCtgctcatcattatcatcagtcTCTTACCCACAACGTGGAATTATCACAGAATGCCAACATTATCTTACCTACAAGTTACAATTGTGGTTTAAGTAGCGAGATCTGCTCTCCCAGTCCACCGAAAGTTAAATTAGCTAATGTTAGCAGCAGTATCACTGCCCTGCAACAAACTGGTGATCGTCTCTCCTTTGGATCACACAACCGCATAGCACGGCCGTTTTCTGCATCCGAGCCAAACTCAAGAGTCCAGTCCCCGTCTACAGCCGTGAGCCCCCCTTCCTTTACGCGCCTCTGCTCTCCCCCCCCTCAGCATAATTCTGTCTCTGCCATGGTAAACAAGCCTCCCCACCCCAGATGTTCTCGGACCAGAGGGGCAAGTTCCCATAATCCTTTAGGTCTAACTCTGAAGATTCCTGACGCATCCTCAACAAGTCTCACAACTGGACCTGCTGCCCCTCAAATCCTCTCACCGCCGGCTATCGGTGTGTCACTTTGGACTTGCAATGTCACAACACCCCAACCCAGAAATCCTCAATTTATCTCCCCTCCTTGCTCATGTTCTTCTTGTTCCGGTCTACAGAATGCAAATTTTTCCACTCCCACTTCTGTCTTACTGCGCAGTTCCGAAGCTGGATCCCCTCATGGACACCCAAATAAACCTCTCATTCTACAGAGGTCGCTCTCTAACCTGTCAGACACCTCCACAAGTCCAGTTCAGAGAGAAGCTTGTGAACCGCATTCCTCCTGGGCTGAGAGGTCTCATGGCTTCACTGATACCTTTGACCAGCGAGAGTCTGGTTTGGCCAGCCCAACGAGTAGATGGTCCTCCTTTGGCGGTTCATCATCTTGCCTCAGCCCTCGAGGTGGACTTCAGTCACCAGCCTCTCCTCGGAGGTTTACCCCTGGCAGGAGCGACTCTGGTCTAGAGCATTTGAGCAGCGACCCTTCGCTGGATGGACAGCTGCTTGGCAGCAACTATCATGGACGTGATGGCTTCCATGCAAGCGGGACCTCCACCGGTATCACCTCGACTTATCCACTAACCTCCCTCTCGCAATCCCTCCACTCCCCGATGGCGGCAAATTACGGAGATCCACAGCTGGAGCAGGAGAGCTGTCGCAGCCAGCTAATTTGTGCCTACTTAAGCAGACCTCCTTCAGAGCCCGACTTTGCCTCCTCCTCCTACGTGGTCCGATCCTCGCCTCCAGCTGCCCACCGCCAAATCTATCAGGCCCAGTTGCAATCACCTCCCCAGGCCACCCATGTTCGAGCTTCTGTGTCATCACCGGCAACCTTTGCCTGTCCATCTCCGAGCAAAGTGTCCAATCAGAGGACGAGCTACGCCACCACCGTCAACTTGCAGATCGCCGGAAGTGGTCGAATAACTTCTTTCAGCACTGCCCATGTGAGCGTGAGCCAGACACCAGCCGATGGAGCTGCAAACGGAGAAATCCACAACACCAGACGAGTAAGCATGAATGGACTATCACACGTTTCTTCTGTGCTTCCTCATAACTACGGCCAACTATATGAAACGTCATCCAGCCATCATAAAGAAATGTAATCTTTCTCCAAGAGCCATGTTGGATTATGTTCCTATTTGGAGGAAGATGGGATGACTTGAGTGCATTGTGGCTTTTGAAGAGCCTTGACCATGTGCAAAATGTGACTAAAATGAGAGTAGAGAAACTCTGAATGTTTTTGGAGTAGATGTGAAGTCTCAACACCTTCATTTGCCCaaagtgtaaacaaaaaaaaaaatctttgtgtaaaaaaaaaaaaaaaaaaaaaaaaaaaaggcctctgTTTGAAAAATGCTGTAA
This genomic stretch from Festucalex cinctus isolate MCC-2025b chromosome 13, RoL_Fcin_1.0, whole genome shotgun sequence harbors:
- the plekhg2 gene encoding uncharacterized protein plekhg2 — encoded protein: MPEGSRHGSSRSSSNAGTKRPSSVSSLSGIVGRMMSSGERGASSSSCTSVNTVCSDCERPASLSLSSSASSVSLQDASHSSSSSSSSSSLPYGAVPAYNAAAASSAGADGNGSDISLDLTPLVTGGSGRVAAATGPRPADPAAAPAPRRLSRLERVVMEIVETEQAYVRDLKSIVEDYLGCIIDCDALPVNPEQVSTLFCNIEDIYEFNSELLEDLERSQHAAAIADCFVERSEAFDIYTLYCMNYPNSVSVLRECMKNQSLVRFFHERQTTLNHSLPLEAYLLKPVQRILKYHLLLQELSKHLDKSDPGYEVVEDAIITMTAVAWYINDMKRKQEHAVRLQEIESLLVNWSGPDLSGFGELVLEASFKVQRVKKERAFFLFDKMLLIAKKRVESFVYSTHIFCCNLLLVDALKDPLCFRVSDQMIPKQQHVVQTKNMEEKRLWVHYLKKLIVENHPASLPHKARQVLGDNFCQSAPQFEQDHLKKFSSASPRLDNIHAYHRGRRQSEPPELLTYTPEKSRKSFPLLLEGNLPYRRTRRQSAPAKDIEAAFHHHHALKQADSEGQLNRADSLSSAGSSSTLASSVIQMESEQNHKQEQQEEEDDEEDLASLCAPPTLSITEEILEFINQSRAREALVSMEQVLDQPVESQPSPYESNFTCPLPPVASSPEEMLTLDPLQEEVETCQNQAAEEQTADWPKELESANVVHHVKVENGLQAEEEAQEEALEEEIDLRKTSEEGEHENILTILTPLAPPTEIPPSVSVMEDGEASSYLIEEEATDSPTNPDDGLGGSPSAKPKRASALTRHDKRIIEKIRSYYEAAAELEEDQEAEDAEPEENETCSRDTFSQNPSGLVKDSVSLITGDDQEGAKNESVETETGHHIEITYPAGPDFPELLEDSHEHEGHVDTLISLADLEAKDRNLPDKSPNFTRMEDHENPNEVLVDLPSTSVQPSEVEKEMEGEKGSVSNQQSDKELNEGAENRQQDENPRQEEGERNDTIKSLPLQLARTNETEWNQKESKEEKGILKESSTTLSNAPQSHKTWTRSKHKVSKTSRTLEELPSQIQLGRGCRQSRIVSTNRALFEGMVSDITAIGLFEASPVADPSLMENSERILSKVQTLASMYSAKAGTMKVPLHQKRAIFVRNRNAALTGLSSVSSQTQTQETKCKLEVRKQTKWDISSHAPPKISDSPIDAKPRSKCDAQTESQRFSQTKDKNNPITQAKNKLHVPANAQMPCERQNHTKTDGKNQNHTMNQEDNKILDVLKKAAPSDEPKSPCRLESHRFTLSRPRDFITALNKEHNSGKLDDKLESSVTRDARLVASLTTCSSQDKSSASRSELREEHVYTEDTASVNSIVEHSRLSSHIPHWNVSKEENGHDQYKQDLPAVQDKHDPQSQIPAKYHKSTRQPSKDQHSVCSGPEYLLCTGPRHGDSSPGEMIMLSSVNNLTAPQQQTFFVQKPMEECHKDALSLMGGRQPVVGVPRGSSNEDLPSINKSKCELNSFSQPTWKCFPDKKVPGPTLPRQPREGPNPLLSMQVLESNGHQSYSPMVESHDCLTKFTSQKPLALQAMSNTGKVHFSTSSEFRKPDQQGPGRPTNRPILGPPSGCRSPPRAVLDVFCQVEPSSPLMVTSDKETHLGTFRHTSPSSIISPNPTPSSVSARAPTCSSPSRCSSPFRVIPLSSPTPLANEGFVSPDIISRTHPSFSAPPSSVRSFSKSSPPASSPTHSSALSPTSSKGAGPSSPIQPLSLRSPPCSSPVASSSTFTRSLAASCISQTLAKKNNTRHQVQSSHTPSPSSVPSSHLRRCSPSPRLSHSQEVSSALTSSHSIDRNLQCPPSPLRSTCPSPSSAHSTLYSNSQNASSSYPFKRAIHHQPLSSTSAHHYHQSLTHNVELSQNANIILPTSYNCGLSSEICSPSPPKVKLANVSSSITALQQTGDRLSFGSHNRIARPFSASEPNSRVQSPSTAVSPPSFTRLCSPPPQHNSVSAMVNKPPHPRCSRTRGASSHNPLGLTLKIPDASSTSLTTGPAAPQILSPPAIGVSLWTCNVTTPQPRNPQFISPPCSCSSCSGLQNANFSTPTSVLLRSSEAGSPHGHPNKPLILQRSLSNLSDTSTSPVQREACEPHSSWAERSHGFTDTFDQRESGLASPTSRWSSFGGSSSCLSPRGGLQSPASPRRFTPGRSDSGLEHLSSDPSLDGQLLGSNYHGRDGFHASGTSTGITSTYPLTSLSQSLHSPMAANYGDPQLEQESCRSQLICAYLSRPPSEPDFASSSYVVRSSPPAAHRQIYQAQLQSPPQATHVRASVSSPATFACPSPSKVSNQRTSYATTVNLQIAGSGRITSFSTAHVSVSQTPADGAANGEIHNTRRVSMNGLSHVSSVLPHNYGQLYETSSSHHKEM